The window tttacaaaaaaacttacaaaaattgaaatttactactatatatatactaacaAAGTGCACATTATTTTTCAGTGATCAAGCAGTACAATGTTAGATAAtcgttgaaaattttgtagttttgtaTCCATATCTAACACATAAATGAGAGTCTCGTAAACATTTTTTTGccaatttaaaaaaccaaattattaattaaattatagagtATTTTACTTAAGTACAAAATATACATACTGTTTTTTAACttcaaccatatatatatatatatataatttttttctttttaagtagAGAGCTCTAGCAAGTTgaacaatatatttaattggataatatatacttatatCCTAAAGTTTGATTGTCTCGGTTATTAAAAAGGTAAAtagatttatgaaaattgagaagaagTTAGAGAAATGGTGGTACTGTCACATAaatatttgcttttttttcttttaagctacaatacaaaaatgaaaagaaaaaaaagaaaaaaggaagggTGGAGAGGAAATTAAGATGgggaaattatttttttgttcataataGAAAAGGTAAGGggggaaattaattaattaagtagaGGAGTTAGGGGGTGGGGTATTTGATGGAGTTCTTAACAAGTTTCTTAGTAGCAGCATTAGCCAAATTGATTCCACAAATGTCAGCCAATCTGATGAGATAAAGCAACACATCAGAAAGTTCTTCACCAAGATGCTCTTTATCTGATTCCTCCCAATCTGCCAGTCCTTTCTCCACTTCTCCTCTCCATTGGAATATTTCTGATAACTCTCCTACTTCTCCTACCTGTTCATCAtcataataattcaattcattttttccctctatataataataatttcaaaacatcTAGTAAGTTCATAAACCACAAATTTGGAgcacaaaatcaaaagatgattataattaaaaactcTGTTTCATTGGAAAAACTTAAATGCTAATCAGTAATCAAGTGCAATTGAGAGatcaaaagagagaagaaaagtaattTGACCATGGCAAGGAGAAGGTTTCTAGGACTATGATACTTCTCCCAATTTCTGGCCTTGGCAAACTCCTCAAGCTTTAACGAGAGGTCCTTGAGGCTAATGTCGTCAACACCGACACCGACATCGACCTGCTTGCCCCCTCCCATGGCTGAGGTTGGGCTTGAGAAATATGTGTAAATGAGCAATGGGAGAAGGAGGAGAGGCGTTGGCTTTAtaggaagagaaaaatgggAATGAAAATGTGTCTGTTATGGAAATTAAGGTTTATTTTGGTAACgtgaggggaaaaaaaagagaaaagacaAGTGGGAAAAGCAAAATGACATTAGATTCCTCCATATGTGATATGCATGACTCAATGCTTGGTTAATATTCCATTTTTAACCTTTCATCTTTTTATCCCcactattttttcttctttaattaaaaaaaaaaaaatacttctttctaggtaaatttcaaaattatatttttgtaaaatatgcGTTATTCTCACCTTTTTCTCGTGTGGTGAGAGGGAGATTATTGCTTTGTTTCtattcttgattttttatgtttaatttctatatcgtttatatgtattaaattcttacattatttttaatttcaatttaaattttaattaactttaatttttttctaaataattaccttttaagtcattggttttTGCTcctaattttattatgatttaattttttatttattcacgTAAAAACTTCATTCAAGggaataatttataattttacttactcttgtttatgtatattttaattttgtgtaacTATTTTAGTACGGttattccttttgtttttcattcgAATCATCTATCTATTatctaaatagaaaaaaagagtataatataattataaaatcgaattcaaacatgaaaaatgtgcataaaacaacaaatttcaaatttcggACCATGTGGGTAATTTTGATAGATTAAAGTAATATGAATGTGGGGATATTTTCGTAAATTGATTtcccataaaaaattatttataagaaattaaattggCAAAAgtttgagaatattttttaaaaattgaattgttgtcctttatttttttaatctcgaatttatgaaaatatgagtttttgttttcctggATTTTGCAAATAAAATCTGGAAGATTTTTGTAAATTGAATATGTGCAATTTTATACCTTATTtgaaatgatatatttaattgtatGTATAGAAGGGACCAAATTAGGAAATTACATCCTGGTTCATGCTTAACATTTTCAAGGAgatacaaattttcatttttttttatatttcaaaattagcaCAAAGTTAAATTAAGATAGATACgagtatttttctatttgaattAGCCTTAAGTgtattaaaattgtaatttatttttttgtttcatgttagatttgtatttatttatggacatgttattgtttattgattatGCTCTCACAAACAAAATACGAGCCAAAACGAACATAAAGTATGAGTGtctatgaaataaattgaaaatggaagaatataTGTAATAGCACTTAATCTCCGTGACCGACTCTAAATTCCTCCCTCCTAAATATACTTtagtataaaacaaaaagtaaataaattgtttttctttattcaaatTCCAAATGGGAATCGAACCTCTTtctctaaattatatattttattcgTTCTTAATAACAAAGGGTTGGTTTGAGATTTGCAtagaaactatatattattcaatCTTAGTAACAGATAATATTTGTTCCATCCACTTTACAATTCATTGATTCTAGCCCACAACCAtgggttattttttttatt of the Cucumis sativus cultivar 9930 chromosome 3, Cucumber_9930_V3, whole genome shotgun sequence genome contains:
- the LOC101207880 gene encoding dCTP pyrophosphatase 1, whose amino-acid sequence is MGGGKQVDVGVGVDDISLKDLSLKLEEFAKARNWEKYHSPRNLLLAMVGEVGELSEIFQWRGEVEKGLADWEESDKEHLGEELSDVLLYLIRLADICGINLANAATKKLVKNSIKYPTP